ATTGGATCATCTACCAGCTCAACCGATAACTAGATCTTGGGTTTTAGCGGTTGTTACgggttttatagaatttttaaataacagtttttaaaaaaaaactaaaacggATTACATATGAGCCACCAAAATTTCCAATTTTACTGCGGGtcgggtcgggtttcaaaacattgaaTATAATGTTCCATTTGTAATATCTAAATGTAGatacaattaaaatacaaatttatatcaaataaatttggaaTGTTTCGAAAATGATCatgcgctttgaaagcgcgggtcaaaatctagtctctctattaaaagagaaatactatttttatctactataagAAAGTCATACTAGCTTTATTAGGTCCATTTCAtcaattacatttatttaattatttacattaatcaattaaatacataaagatatcaataataaatcaattttaacttgaaatttaaattttatttttagttataacaaaatgttgaaaaaatctaacaaaatctttctaaaaatttaaaatatgttatttaaattaataccattgattaattttgtaactaataatatatactattataagttaatttaaataaaattttattataaaaaaataaaataaaagtgtatgctatttttccaaattttataattatactctatatattatttattaaaggAGATACCATAAGAAAATTCATACTAGGTCTATTTCatcaattatatttatttgattatttaaattaattagtgttaaaaaattatttaaattaatctatttaatatatatatatatatattatatagatattaataaataaattttaactgtaaatttaaattttacttttacttataacaaaatctgctgaaaaaaaatctaacaaaatcttaacaaaattttaaaatatttttaaattaatacagcgattgattttataattaataatatagtattattataatgtatttacttGTAAATTGACAcactaaactaaaataaataacatagaaatataaattatgttaaaaatatataatttctataggataattaaataaaattttaaaatctattgtaTTCAGTTtgttaaaatttagaaaaaaatgaaggaaATTATCAATTTGATTATatactatgaatttattttaccaaactcaaaaatatattagtatataataaaattaataataaagtaaaatatataaaacaaatcattatacattaataatatcgaataagaaacataaccaataacattatagatttatacaatatataacactaaaatgtaaatcatatcttttaaatatttgcaaaaatatatgttatatatttttaaaatgaaaatctacccgcacggatgtgcgggtgaaaatctagtctatactattaaaagggaagcagtctttaaaaatctacttataaaaaGTTGTTGGACTGTTTCATTagaatgttatattttatatcacttTAATTAATCAAACTTCACATAATACATTTAATATTTGTGCCAAACTAAAAGATTATGTGACCAGATTTTGTGCctattaacagaaaataattatagtaacatttattttcaaatactaGAAAAATAGTGTTTAGATATAGTTTCTATTGTCAGCTATGATGATCATTTATCCGACCCACATAAAGGCTGATCTACAACATTGATTAACATATTATATGAACCAAATTTTTTATACACAGAATGTAAAACTTTTATGTAAAACATAATGTATAGAACATGACAATACTTTaaagttttttaattatattcaaaattttatgcaTATACACGAAATATGTTTCTAAAAatctaacattttatttgaaatcTGAAACATTAATCGAAAACTAAACCTGAAACACAAAAGAATAATCGTGATACCAAAGACATATTCgaaacagaaaaatatatttaatatatacaaaacattttaaatactCAGGGCACCGGTTCAGATTTATGTAGAATCCAAACCTAAACCGATACTGCGGGTCCGAAATATACCCGATAGATACTTTGCAGTAGACTTAAATCTGAACCAAACATGTATATTCGGATCGGTTTTTATTCCAACCAGACAAAATGTTTGGAACATACAAGAATCATTaacattattaaattttttattgtaaaaaaaCCCTGCGCTTTTGAAgcgcggatcaagatctagttatGTTATTAAAAAGTTATGTTATTTCAGAAAACACGTCATTTATCACTAAAAAGTTAtgttatattagttttaaagttaattacaatcaaattattgatatgtaattattatgttgtaaaagataaatatgtattaaaaatagtGGAGTAggatgttaaaattttaaaataaattattatagagAGTTAAGATGAAGCGGATGTTAAATAAATGAGCCGAAAGAGAGATAAGATGATGTGAAatgttaaaaaggaaaaaaaaaaaaaggtgttgATAATGAAATGAGTTAAACCATTGTACATGGtattatgaacaaaaaaaaataacaaagtaAAGGGTAGGGCTAAGTGAGAATAAAATCAATAGAAAATAAATTCATGTATATCCACAGAGTGCCTGATACTCGTATGTTAAAGGAGTGGATTACACATGCTGCATGCTATCagaaaattgttcaaatcgaaAATGTTTTTGACTACGGATAAATCATTCGATGTGGTTACATCAGAATACAGAATCCGATAAGCTTAAACAAATGTTTGATAAAGCAATAAAAAGTGTTTCTTATAGCCTCTCATTGTGTGAAGAACGAGAAACTGTTACAAACCATCGAAGAAAAACTCGGAGTCAAAGTTGTTTCTAAGACTTACGtggtcttcctcttcttccaccGGTCTTCACCGGCGAAGCTTTTCCACTACCGGTGCGGCCACCGCGGCCTCTTCTTCCACGGCCACGTCCTCTGCCACGAGCGCCCTGTTTCTTACCATTGGCTTCTTCTCCATCTTCGCTGTTTTCTTCATTACTGTCTTGTTCAAAATCAGAAGAAGCTTTTGACGCTTTCATCTTTTTAGAAGCACCTCTTTTGGCAGGTTGTTGCTTCATTGTTGCCACAGTTTCTTCTTTTGGTTCTACACTCTCtgttcaaaacaaaagaaacacatcaagaacATGACTAAACTATGTCAGGGAAAAGATTTTAAAGTGAATTATACCTTCTAATGATCCTTTCCCGTCGTAGATCTCGAGCTGCAGGACGCATAAATCACATAAGGAATTAAACACGTCGGTACAACATCTTTAAATAACTATCATCTTCAATCAAATAAGAATTCGACTCTTTCTTAACTTACCTGCTCAAGGACGATCAGTGATGTCTGTTCTGTCAACTATGATGACCATAGAATGGCATGAACCGCATGCCACACTGCAGAAAACATAACACAACAGattatttagaagaaaaaagaaagtttaAATTTATCATCTCTGCGGTAAGCTCTCAAGAACTCACCCCATCACATGCATTCCCTCGAGTATATCAACCTTTTTAGGCGCTACAGAGGATCTGAAACGAGAAATATTCAGTAACAGTCAAAAACATGGTGTTTAAACTAAGTTAGCTATGTAATGTGGCATTACTTTTGACCGTTGAGGCCATAACCAAGTTCTCCATTCTGAGCGTGATGACCCCAGCTAATGCAAGAACTCTCCGCACCAACAAAATGATGCAAGCTTCCTGAATCCATACACCGCAAGTTCCACCCACTTGCATAACGAATTATAAAAACGTTAAAAGCAATACTCACAATCATAAGTGGAATCTTGACTTAAAGACAAACCTTAAATCCATCATAGGTTTAGGGTACGTCCAATTTTCACCATTGTTTTTAACCTTTCCCCACATGTATAACTGTCCCccggctgaaaaaaaaaaccagaaacGTATAAATATCTGATCATAAGGAGTAACACACGATGTAAAGGCAGTTCAGATTAAAGTCACTTGCCAGCACTACAAAAGGAGTTTGCAGAGCCAGCAGAGACAATGGCATTTGGAGGCAAAACAAAATGTATCTGAAACACATCAACGCGGCGAGGAGACCATTCATCTTTCTGCTCCCTATGTCCAAGCCTGCAATTGATACAACTAGTATCTAATACCAGTCTTTAAAATTCTACCGTGTAAGTTGTAACAAACTCAGAGATGGACTAGTACCAACCTTCCATATCCACCAAAGCCCCATCTGCaatatgtttcaaaaaaaaatattttaaaaaaaacatgtatcaTACATGTAAATCGAAAAAGCAGATGTTTAAAATGAAATAGAGAAGCTACTTACGTGTAAACAAACCCATTCTTATCGACGGCCACTGAATGAGGGAATTTTGACAATTTTAGAATTTGAAGTTAGCTTTCTTGAAAGGCAAAAGATTTTtgggtgagagagagagaaaaaaataataatggttATATACCTGTGTGATTTGTTCCACATGCAACTTTGACAATTGTTTCACCCGCAAGAGAGGCTATGGCTTTAGGACGTGGCTGAGCTTCGTAGGCGAGTTAAACCCATGTTTCCATCATATTGAACTGAAAAGACACAGTAGCAACGTAACCTCATAAACATGTTTGGAAGTTTCAAAATAATCACAAACAATTTGCTCCAAACATGAAAACATTTATTGAGCTTTGAATAGATTACCTCATGATCAGTTCCATGACCAAGTTGACCATACTGTGGGAGTCCGGCAGTCCTATAAACAAACACTTTTCAATTAAGCAAGCAATTAGAGTCAAAACAACAAAACTAGACCAAAGATTAAAGAAACCATTACAGTATAGTGGATCCTTCGGTAGAAGATAACCACACCGTGAACTCAGCCCCACAGGCAATGTTTGTGACCTCATCAGACACAACACATGGAAGAGGCGACGATTCAACTTCTACAGAAACAAATCCTGGAATATACAGAATTCACACCATTAAAACGGTAAAGAGGACACAAAGCAGAAATAGATTCAGATGTTTCATACCGTTTTTGGCGGTGCCTAAACCCAACTGCCCATGCTTATTCAACCCAAAAGCAAAGGACCGGCCATCATCGCTAACCACAACCGTGTGGCTCCTCCCTGCTCCTGCTTTCACAATCTTGTGCCTTCAACAAAACAAgataaaccagaaaaaaaaaatcaatgtctAACGAGCATCACTTCATGTGCAAAACACCAGATGAAACAGAAACTCACTTAGAGAGTCCTGAGACAACGGTAGGCCTGTCACGTTGGATCATATCTCCATGACCTAACTGACCTTTCTGAAAACACACAGCAAAAAAATGCTCAACCTTTTAGATTAttacaataataaagtactgtATATTGTTGTTatatagcaaaaaaataaatgaaaaccaTTGACAAACTAAATCTTCTTTCTAaggttttaaatataaaattttcttttctataaaaAGGATAACCAAATTTCAAAGGTTTCTGAATCGGTTTTTTTCAATTCACAAAATAATCAATAATACTTTATTCTtttatcctactatataaaaggagctATTTTGAGGGCTTCTAAGGTGTGCCACATAGGTAGAAAATTCCTGGCCAATCAATTTACCAGCTCATCTCAGACTGGACAGATATCCATGTCAATTACGAAGCccaaacaatttatttaaatcCCAGTCAATACTGAAGTCAACCCAATATCCATTTACGGTATATgataccaagaaactaagaagctcattctattttatgaaattacaTGCTTTTGTTTAGTCTTTCGCCACAGTGACCGGAGGCGTGTTAAATCACAAAGCTTCTCACGCATCCTATTATTATGCTATTTCAATTGAGGTTCTCAGTGTTgttctaacttatatttaaaaataaattttattaaatgttatagattttactattatcttaataaaatttaatataaattttatatatattatatcaaattgtataaaactaataaaaatgatataaaattgtataattatcaaacatttggcctaaacaatatttttaaaattttgtagatatataagaaactaaatatcatacgattagatatttagatatttaaaaattgcatatttttaaaagctttagtaatacaaattgtataattatataaaaataataatattactaaatctggaatgttatatatgaatatatatatttattttttagatgATGCATAAGATATTaccaacattaaataaaattatccatctcatgtttatttttttaattgtagagATGACATGTAGCAAAATGCCCAAAATGActctaataccctagatatatagaaaatataaaaaatttgaaatataatacaataattatttgtaGATCCAAACTGGTACGTTTAACTTTATGGGACAAGGAGACGTCTAATTTCAGGGAGTTAAATCGCATATCTACCAGGAAAAACCAAATCATAATCATCACAAGTATCATTCTACGGTTACATGAaggtaataaactaaacataaagttTATGTCAAACTAAATGCTTACAAATATTTCACTTTATCAAGGAAACTATCACTCACAACCACACCTGGATCGCGCTTCTACTTTGACAACGATATTGATATCATATAACGCTTCCAAAAGAAGAATAAATTGCTATCCTAAGCCTCATAGCAAACGACACCAATcaactttttttaaatttacgtTACAGCTTTCTACGTCAATTAAATAGGCACACTCAAATACTATTTTCTCTTACGAATATTAAATTCATCaacataatttattattcaaacttactttagtttataaaaaaagatgATCACCGCTTCCAATGTCTTCgcattataaaaaaacaaaacttaacttGCACTTtcagaaacttcaaaacttccaATTTTAGTTAAATTGTTCTTTAATTAAACAtgtaatccgcgcgaagcgcggacacggGCTCTAGTTACCATaatattaacaattttattacttattctattttgttatttaactGTTAAAGCTACTAAAATGTCATTAGGTAGCCATAAGACCACTATAACCATAACAGTCAAAACTTTCTGATTCTCTTCATCTAACCCGTATCAAACTTATCAatgttaatataaaatttataacatgaACCATATAATATTGTGTAGGTTTaaataatactagattttgatccgcacgTCCGTgtggatatttttttattttataaatatatttgatgtTATTACAAATGATTTGAATTTATAACTTCCATTTTAGTGTtatacttatatattgtgtaattctataatattattgtttataatttttaatcggcattattaatatatagtgatttgtttaatacatttttgttattattttttattacttagaaatatattttgggaaattaacaaaaatacaaCATTTATAATACCACTTTTAtccttatttaaaaataattataatcatatggttaactaatgagacttagggtttagagttgagggtgaggtagggtttttggaatgtggagtttatgattctaataaatatataaataaattatttattttaaaaaaaaaatagattcaaaataattttcgaatttcaattttaaaaaaaaaaattgtaaaaatttgaatttaaaaaagtataatttgaattttatttttattaaataattatttgttatatatatatataaaacaatgaTATAAGAGTCTTTGCATCTTagtgaaaaatgtatttttaaaaatgtctctttagttatggtaaaaataataatagtatcAACAATGTGGTAAACACGAAAATTTCTCATATATTTTTGAGTTAGACACAACAAAATAACaatctgaaataatcaaatagagaacctccttcaaaatatgtttttatttagcttatacatttttaatataatacatttttaaaatttatttatatttacatgtttttaaaaatatgctttaatatatataattttaatattttacgggatttataagtaaaaacattgttttgtttaaataatgtagcctaattattttagtaaattttaaataatgtagCCTAATTATCATGTTACTTTAATAAATTTACTGATATATGAatttttggatgttatgatattaagttttcttttttttttttaataaagatttcaaCATATTGTATTACTTTAacttttacaacatatatagtttttttgtggggtattttaaaagttattatttattatctatgattttatcttttgtaaataaaactttgaaaaattacACAACTATTTTGTCaataaaactttgaaaaattacACAAATATTTTGAGTATGgaagattacatgaattttgaCTTTGTTTTAGTTACTACAATAATAcattagtttataaaaaatatttgaattttttgtaatattttctaaattattttcaacatattttttataatgaaagtaaaaaataaatctagagAAATTTTTCTTAGATATACCTTTAGAGTTTaatttcacaaaaatagactcTCAAGTAGAAAAATAACCAAAAGATGTTTTATTGAAGggtaaatatgcatttatacccttagggttaactaatctaatatttagggtttagattaaAAGGGTTAGGTTTAGGGAATgagttcaaattaaaaaaaataaaaattaaattaaaattttcaaaataaaaatgagctattttggtcattttattttttataattaaaacttgatttgtcaataatattttaaataaattattaaaatttcaagttttctaatactattttaatgatgactgataatttatttaaatgaaacaatttttttaaaaataaaattggttaatttaactatttaatataattttgtcatatttaattcataaaccatttcagttttatataatacagaatataattataaaatttataaaaaatagtatataattttcattttcttgttttaaaatataattttaaccaacactgatttataataatattatattattgattaccaaattaattgatgtgttatttcataaaaatgttaaaaaaatttagtaaaattttgttgaattctttctcaacagattttgttataaaaaaaatcaaatttatagtttgtttattattagtgtaaataactaaatgtatcatattaactaattttttaagtGGTTCTATATACTATAAATTgttaatagtagataaaaataagaCATAAATTATtagattagatatataattagtaataaggtaattctcctaaatagaccattttcaaggtttgatcacaaaaatagaccacaaagaaaaaaatgacataaatgttttatttaataggtaaaaaaatcataataccctagatatataaaaaataattttttttattttatgttttcatccttagattatatgttttagaTTATAGTTTAAAAAGACCCTAATACAcaagttttatatagttttagattatatgttttcaaattcgaattttttatagttttgttttcaaattttctttttgtaattcgaaaatactttttgaaactattttaaaaatttttattttaaaatttttaatatttattttttattttataaaattttaaatctgaatcacaaatctccaccccttaactttaaaccctaaaatttaaattagttaattttaggggtataagtgtatgttttcctctttaatgaaatattttggtcattttgatccttaaaatttatatttgtgatatgaatttttttagtGCTATCATAAGGTATTTCCCTTAATAATATATGCTTTaatcataataataaataaatgaaagatGCCCTTATGTCATATAAGAAACTATTGAAAGTTGCCCCatcaatttttaagaaaattgatgTTCTatgaccatctccaatggttaattctattttttactttaaaatagagtaattctaatataaaatagagtttgaatttgttttaatagtattctattttaaagtaaaaaatagagtgatgaagaaaaaaaaataagttactctatatttagagtaaacttattttttaatctattataaagtgataaataaagtattattggagcatttttaatctaaactctattttagagtgaaaaatagagtaggGTATGCCCTAAgagaaagtttatttttttactatagAGGCAGAGCTCTGTAGATAAGTTATAGTGTACACCaatgaagagaaaagaaaacctCGTTGCGTCCCCAGGTGTAGCAACGACCTTCAACGTCCAATGCTACACAATGACACGAAGCTACAAAAGACAAAGACAGGAAAGTACAGTAAAAAGGTGTCAACTATTTTTTACTCAAATTCACAGATAGGAAAATAATAACTCAACAGGACGAGAAAGGAAAGATTACCGCAACCAGAGGCGACGAAACGAATGTTTACTCCTACCAGTGGCCTTAAGCGAGTGGGAGAGAGCAAGTTACCGTCGAGACGTCCAGTGACATCCCAAGAGGTAGCGCCACAGAACAACCACTCACCTCTCCTCCCTTCTCGTCCATGCCCTCTTCCTTCTTCTCCGACGAAGAGTTCATCGCTGCcatcaaaaaatgagaaaacccTAAAGACAACAAAATCAATAAAGTACAGAAGACAGTCTAAGAAAGAAGCAATATATAGGGAGAAGATAAAAAAAGTGTTGGGAGaaacaaatctatactatactaaaagcaaTATATAAAGAGCAGAGAACCTGTCCACGTCATCTAAAAAATTCAACAATTACAAGTTCCAGTTTTGACATGTCAACTGGATTTACTCAGCAAAATTTTTTGGCGGATCATTCATTTGggctaacaaaatatttaaacggCCCAAATTAAGCATATAGCCTTCATGTTTTTATTGATATGCTTTTCCCCTTTCTTCCACGATCTGCATCCCTAATTGACTTCTTTAGACTCTAACCTCTAGATGACGATTCATTCACTCTTCAGATATTCCTCCTTCGTTATATATACGATCCGACTTACACGATATTTTTAAGTGTTGATTTTGTCCGCGGAGAGGCTTCTCCGTCACTAGATGAAACAGATCTGAGCTTTGAGGTTATAGAAAATATGGCGAGTTCAGAGGTTTCTACGAAAGGAAATCATCGTGGAGGAATAGAGAACTTCTCCGCCGCTTTCGCCGGCGGCGAGGCGGAGATAACTCAGTCTACCCGCTCTGTGGGGGCTGAGCGTGTTGGTAAGCCTACGTTTCTGACTTTCatttgtttggttttggttaCAAACTGAGCTGATCTAAGTTTTTTGTTTGCGTAGTCGACCCTGAAGCTGCTCTCTACAAAGAGCTCTGGCATGCTTGTGCTGGTCCTCTCGTGACGGTCCCTCGACAAGATGACCGTGTCTTCTACTTCCCTTAGGAACATATTGAGCAGGTGAGATTTCTTTCCTAGACTCCGATTTgcttgtgattttttttta
This genomic interval from Brassica napus cultivar Da-Ae chromosome A6, Da-Ae, whole genome shotgun sequence contains the following:
- the LOC111198855 gene encoding protein RCC2-like, with protein sequence MWGKVKNNGENWTYPKPMMDLSGWNLRCMDSGSLHHFVGAESSCISWGHHAQNGELGYGLNGQKSSVAPKKVDILEGMHVMGVACGSCHSMVIIVDRTDITDRP